ttttctcaggattcgaaaaaaaatgaatgcatttaaaaagcgttggagccgcacttttgcgcctacccccttacatttccaatctgaaaaaattattctgaaaaataaatatatgaaaattttttgtaataagCTTTTCATATTTAGTTATATCCAGCTGACAACTGTAATttctacaaaaaattaaaataaaatcttaaaatgTTCAGTTACTTTACTATGAATTCTTTATACACATATGAAACGCAACGCAATTGCGACCACGGAAGGAGTGTCGAAGGAAATTGGTTTTAGACTGATTGGAAACAATTTTCAGCAGAATTGCCGCGTAGGCGAATTTCCATGCTTTTAGGTGCAGGGCCAACGACACAACTGTTTTAAAATAACGATTGAAAACTAGTTGAAGACAAGTTTCAAGCGGATTGCCTCGTGGGCAAATCCCGTGCTTTGACGCTGCCGAAATAACAAAACAGTTGCTAGTTCAATCGGTTTCAGACCGTAGTTTTAAAACAGTTCCGTCGTGGGTACTGGACACACGAATCACacctatacagtgagcacgtaaaggttggaataaattcattttctcaagaatggacgattttggaaaaaaatcccaaaacaggtcaatttttatttttaaattacgaacttttggcatatatatcatactagtgacgtcacccatctgagcgtgatgacgtcatcgatgatttttttaaatgagcatagggatcgtgtgatagctcatttgaaaggtaattcaattctctattcagtaatataaacattaacataattatttatacagggtgtccaaaaaaaatttttttggattaaatttattgacataaaaagaagaatgtatgcaatttatttaactcaaaatacattttactgctctcagaaaacagaaaaatgtttatttgaaaaataatcatggcttttcgcttaaattaaatgtttaaactctcacgaggctggtgggtggctgctttaatatttaatttaagcaaaaaacaatatctatctgccaattaaacattttttcctgttttctgataacagtaaaatgaattttgaattaaataaattacacacattcttctttttatgtcaataaatttaattcaaaaaattttttttaggcgccctgtataaaaaattatgttaatgtttatattactgaatagataattgaattacctttcaaatgagctatcacacgatccctattttcatttaaaaaaatcaacgatgacgtcatcacgcccagatggatgacgtcactagtataatatatatgtcaaaaagtcgtaatttaaaaataaaaattgacctgtttcagtatttttttccaaaatcgtccgttctcgagaaaatgaatttattccaacctttacgtgctcactgtataataataGACATGATATATTGTGTCATATTTATTAAATACCGTAATTTGcattatttattacaaataagTTATATACATTACATAATATACATGTTTATTACACCTTACTGGGGTCTTGTAGGCAAAAGTTCatttaaagaaaatttattgtAGACTTTCTCTAAGAGAGAACCTACAATTTCAGCAAATAATCTCGGTACCATTTCCATGTCTGGTAATAAACTTTTTGCATTTTCTGACACCAATTTATTGGCACTATCGGATAACTCTGGATTGTTTTTGAATAGATCATCGAATTGTATATGTATATCACCTACTTCTATTGTGGTTTCAGTCTTATTAATTTTAAGGTATAGCTCTCCATGTTTCATTACTCTTTGTATTTTTACGAAATGTTTGGCATGTACACCATctaaaaaaatgataaattatTAACAAACAGAATATAATGCTgtatattaagaaatgaaaatgcTGCTTGCGAATGAGAATTGTTGCTTGAATATCAGTCAAAGGCAAAAATAATGCAAAAAGAGGCAAAACATTTACAGTTCGAAATaggtatacagtatggtgcaaatgtttggataAATTCGTTAGTTCGTAAGCCAGTGACAACCGGGaaaagaaaaatcctgaaacaggtcgatttttatttttaaattatgattttttgacatatgtatcatactggtgacgtcatccgtctggacgcgatgacgcaatcgatgattttttatatgagaataggggtcgtgtgctggctcgcttattcaattctcttttcagtaattaactagttttgatgggaaataagccacattttactaaaaaaaataattttattatttaacgtttcgatgcacaaatcgggtgtcgttgtcaaaatacgaaAAACCTCATTTTTCAAACGTGGTTTGTTACATCAAAGagaaaatacagtgatgagcgcgctaatatccggccaaataacgcaaaagatggaaaacataacacattgtgaagcaaaaagagatgaaactagtagaggtggaaattatcgatatatgTAAATgcataaattaacattacattacatagtttctcacctttagattTATCGGAGAATTATGTCaattgtcactgtgacaggagaattttataaaatacttctgtcaaagacatctaaaggtgggaaactatgtaatataatgttaatttatacgtttgtatcgataatttccacctctaccagtttcatctgtttttattgtacaatgtatgttttccatcttttgcgttattttgctggttattggCGCGCTATAACAGTAGTTTTAAATCCATCTACAAAATATCCTTGGGAACAGGAAAAACAAGGATGTATCTCCTTAAAGGCaactagaaaaaaaaatcactAGACATTGACGAACACATGCAACACTTAGTAAGACGAAAAGTGAAAAgttcatgttttttattttaacaaaCATTCTAACATTTTTTGATTCTACGTTTCaagaacataggcctcctccagaTATTTCCATCTTTTTTAGTCTGCATTTCTACTATTCCAATTAGTCTTGGTTCTTGTGAGGTCGTCGGTACGTAGCGTTAGGGGTCttgtagtccagggcggatctgttttgagatggacgttgagaggtgactctaacttttttgcagaaattgcttggaattaacccatataataataattgtgttatcctcccactcaaaaatgtccggaacattgtttaaataatcaaaatgtcaaaacatgaagtaaaaatttgatttttttcttcgttttttgattataactttaaaagtatttacttccgagaaaagttgcactaaaataaaagttgtaattaaatttcctacaatataagattggttacaaatttttaaaattgttacccttgttgcaaaatagcaataattgcgaaaaagaaaacaaaaaaaaacaagtattcacatttaacgtttttcaaccatttctggtacacttaggagcttcatatttcacccagtaAAACTTTATATTAtgataaaataatactgtaaatttagttaagatcggtttaatagattttgcaaaataaattttgcaatccagctttcgcaaaaaaattcatttcttcaaaatatcgcaggactgaaaataaagccgATGGCAAtaaagtaatttctgcaaaaaatatgagtcacctctcaacatccaaatgtactaatatttttacagatgcgccctggtctattgcTCTTTCTTCGCTTCTCTCGTTGTCTGCCCGTGGTCTCCACTCTAAAATTATTTTGTTCACGTCTCATCTTTTATTCTTGCAACATGTCCCTCCCATTTCCATTTTTGCCTTGTAATACGTTCGATAGTGTCTTCTACGTCTAGTCGTCTGCGAACGTCTTCGTCTTTTATTCTATTCCTGAAGCTTATTCGAAGCTTTGGCGACAGAGTATCTTTCTTCTGTATCCCTCCaccaatttttatattctcagTCATGCAATGAAGATTTACAGTTATTTTTGTCGTAGTTTCGTATATGTTTCCAATAATATTCGCATACTTGTGGTTTATTCTGCATTCTGATAGTGCTTTTAAGATAGCGACTATTTCCATTGTATAAAATATATGTGAACATACGTACGTGAAATATTAATATGTGAATACAATAGAtatgtatgtaaataataccaaacttgagcaagttgataaaatcgtttaccttggacagcaattaaattgtaacgcagaaactCACGGCTAAATTAGATATACGATAGAGCAGGATAGAGCGGCTTTTAGAAgaatgtccaaggtgttatgtaacagagacctaaaattggcattgaggatccgcctacttcgctgttACGTGTTcccggtcttactttatggtgtcgagtccaggactgtgaataaaatcgatctaaatcgccttgaggctttcgaaatgtggtgctatagaagaaatttaaaagtttcctgggtggagaagattcgaaactccacaatactagaacgtctcagcaagactactgagatcataaaaagcatcaagcagagaaagctggagtatttcggacatgtaatgagaggtcccaaatataggttggtacaaaatatcatgcaaggaaaaatagcaggcaaacgcagtccaggacgaagaagaacctcatggttgaagaacttgcgagattggtatagtgttgatacaagcatgctatttagggtggcagtgaataaaattgagatagctatgatggtaaccaacgttctgaaagaacatggtacatgaagaagaatagATTTGTTCTTATTTGTTGTCTTCCACAAAGCATTTGACACAGTGAAAAGAGTAGAGACAATCGTGATGTCAGATGTTAAGAATTGAGATATCCGATCTTATAATTTCAGTATCAAATTGTACTAGGAGTAAATCGATGATATATTAAAAGTCGAAAACTTACCAAGGGTTATAAAGCTTTTACCGCTGGTGTCCAAATTGAACAATAAAAATTGTCCTTTTAAGATGTAATCCGATCTCAATTCAATTTTGGGAAGATAGTACTCAAAATAGTCAGTCAGATTATGACGATAATGCTTAAAATCTTTCAACTCGAATTGGTCGATGTTATatatatttacatttttcaaTACGAGCTTCATGTTTCGGTCCGATACTAGAGTAACTCCTGGAGCTTTCAATGGATTTAGCGAAGGAATTCCAAGTTCTGGGATGCCGTTCTTAAACTGaggttttaatttatttatatttcttaTGATACACTCTTCCATAGATTGATCGTAGTAACATTGTTCCacaaatgaagctgaaaaaaaatatatacagtagTTCAATGAAAACACGTGGAAGTTAAaggtttttttatattaatttaattttg
This genomic window from Diabrotica virgifera virgifera chromosome 1, PGI_DIABVI_V3a contains:
- the LOC114327603 gene encoding uncharacterized protein LOC114327603 — translated: MIMKIIYVILGIIFLGCVECKKLPSFVEQCYYDQSMEECIIRNINKLKPQFKNGIPELGIPSLNPLKAPGVTLVSDRNMKLVLKNVNIYNIDQFELKDFKHYRHNLTDYFEYYLPKIELRSDYILKGQFLLFNLDTSGKSFITLDGVHAKHFVKIQRVMKHGELYLKINKTETTIEVGDIHIQFDDLFKNNPELSDSANKLVSENAKSLLPDMEMVPRLFAEIVGSLLEKVYNKFSLNELLPTRPQ